CAACGATTCAAGTTTTAAACCGCCAAAAGGACTGGGAGATGATGCAATAATAATAAAAGAAAAAAAGTTTTTAGGAACTAAAGAAAATAAGAATAACGAACTAAATAAAAAAATATATGATGAAGATATAGCCCCTATGCCAAAACCAAACACTATTCCACAAACACTAGACAACACCCAATATTTTAGAAATATGGTAGAAGAAGAAGGATGGGATTGTCCAACATCGGCAATTTTCTCAATTACAGGTGCATACGAAGCAGCAACAAAATACACCACAGAAACAAATGTTGATTTATCAGAACAAAATCTAATGATATGCCCAAGTTCAATATATGATGCAGGAGACTGTTCCACAGGATACGACCCAGGATTTATACTTCTTTACATGAACAAAAAAGGAGCCACATCCGAAGAGAAAGTTCCTTTCCAAGACGATGATTCAATAGGATGTTCAAAATTCACATCGCCAGTAACCCCAAGATTTAAAGTGAGAAGTATTGTAACAAACGAATTTAATCCTGATTATGAAATGTATCCAGAAATAACACAAAGAAACTTAACCTTCAACGATATAAAAGAACATATATATGAAGTGGGTTCGGGAGTTGTTTGCTCATATACTTACGCAAGATGTTATGCAATAACAGGATACAACACAGAAGAAAACAAATTAACAGTGAGAGAATCATTCGTGGATGAAAACGGAGAAAACATATACTATGACTGGCCATACAACCCAAATCCAAGTGTAGATGTGTATTATCTGTTTGATGAATTAACAGCAATAGCTCCCCCAGAAATGGAAAGTTAAATTTTTTATTTTTTAAATTATTTTATTAAAAGAACTCTCCTAAACCTTTCTGTTCATTAACTTTTTTAGCATTATCAAGTTTGTCTAAAGTGCTATTAACTCTTTCTTCACTAAATTCATGTTTTTTTACGAGAATCTCTTTTATTTTTTCCTTATCATAATTCTTAAATTCTATTTTATAATCATCTTTAATAGGCATTTCCTTAAATACTTGAAATATTTTTCTCCAATCAATATCAAAAGAATCAAACCATTTTGCTTCTTTAAACAAAGCTTCAAAATCCTCTTTGTGTTTTTGAACAAGTTTAAGCCCTTTCTTAGGACCTATCCCTTTTACACCACCATAATTATAATCAGTTCCAATTAAAATAGATAAAGCAATAAGCTGATCATACGAAATACCTAATTGTTCAAGATTAAACTTTAAAGAAATTAATTCAGGATTAACAACCTGATAATTATAAGAACCAGGCATTTTCCTTCTACGAGTAATAGAAAGATTTCTTATAGTTCTAGGACTGCCTGAAATCAAAGAATCGGCATCTTGACTGACAACAGCAAAAGCATCCCCTTTTTTTACCATAAAAGCAGCTTGCGCTTCTCCCTCACTTGGTGCCTCGACAAAAGGAATACCCATTGCATCAAGTAATTCTTTTGCTTCAATTATCATCTCTTTTGTAAGAAAAACAGTTCTTGCCGCGTATTTTTTCATATTCTCTATATCTTCCTTTTGTTTTGCATCTTCATATAATTCTTTAGCTTCCTCTTTCAAAGCTTTTCTTCTATTTCGCTCCTCGCTCTTAAGCTCAGGCGGTTCCCCATCAAAAACAAAAACAAATTTCAAACCTTTCTCCATCAAATTGGAAAACCTATTGAATAGACCAACTAAATGACTAGTTATGTTTCCTTCAGAATCCATCAAAGGACTGCCATCAGCTCCTCTAATAGTTGTAAGAAACATATACAACGTATTAAACGCATCAACAGCTAACAATTTACCTTTAAGTTCATCAAACTTAATTTCTTTGCCTTTTAATAATTCAGTTATTGCAACGCCCATAACATAAAGAAAATAGACTCTATTTAATATGTTTTTTGGTAAACTAAAAATAAAAATCGTAAATATTCCGAAAAAATCGTAACACATCATATAAACAAAAAAAGAATAGCAAAAACATGAATCAAAAAATACTCATAACACCAACATCTCTTTGTTCAAACCCAAAATTAATAGAAAGCCTAAAAGAATATGCAGAACTTGATTTCAAACCAAGACAAATACCTGAAGACCTAAGTAAATATACCATAATAATTCTTGGAAATGAAAAACTAAGAGAAAAAGAATTAGACAGAGCAGAAAATTTAGAACTAATCGCAAGGTATGGAATAGGTATGGATGAAATAAATACAAACTACGCAAAACAAAAAGGCATAGTAGTAAAAAACACCCCTGGAGTAGCGTCGAACTCAATTGCAGAGTACACTATGGCAGCAATATATCACGTGACAAAAAAAATGAATGCCATAGATAAAAAAACAT
The Candidatus Woesearchaeota archaeon DNA segment above includes these coding regions:
- the fen gene encoding flap endonuclease-1; translated protein: MGVAITELLKGKEIKFDELKGKLLAVDAFNTLYMFLTTIRGADGSPLMDSEGNITSHLVGLFNRFSNLMEKGLKFVFVFDGEPPELKSEERNRRKALKEEAKELYEDAKQKEDIENMKKYAARTVFLTKEMIIEAKELLDAMGIPFVEAPSEGEAQAAFMVKKGDAFAVVSQDADSLISGSPRTIRNLSITRRRKMPGSYNYQVVNPELISLKFNLEQLGISYDQLIALSILIGTDYNYGGVKGIGPKKGLKLVQKHKEDFEALFKEAKWFDSFDIDWRKIFQVFKEMPIKDDYKIEFKNYDKEKIKEILVKKHEFSEERVNSTLDKLDNAKKVNEQKGLGEFF